A genomic stretch from Candidatus Omnitrophota bacterium includes:
- the dusB gene encoding tRNA dihydrouridine synthase DusB produces MKIGSCDIRTKALLAPMSGCTDLPFRLIAREHGAKFCFFEMIDAHSVTHHRQKTFAMLKTIEQDQPIALQLLGNDPRIILSAAKTVLPFTKAAFLDINAACPVKKVMKKKAGAYLLKNGDMLCETIKLLASSLKLPITVKMRLGHEKETLADITHLAKRCESSGASAIFIHGRTRLQHYAGTVNYEAIHAIKDSVKIPVIGSGDVLSAQLAKKMFDETSCDAILVARGALGNPWIFNEIGEYMKDGTLPRQKDLSTIKTVAKRHLSYMYKYMECSDPGKVGVMRKTALWYLRSFPGARSMRGEISLVRSYEKMLELIDSFN; encoded by the coding sequence ATGAAGATAGGCTCCTGCGATATCCGCACCAAAGCGCTGCTCGCGCCCATGTCGGGCTGCACAGACCTGCCGTTCAGGCTGATAGCCCGCGAGCATGGCGCAAAGTTCTGTTTCTTCGAAATGATCGACGCGCATTCAGTTACTCACCACCGCCAGAAAACATTCGCGATGCTTAAGACTATTGAGCAAGACCAGCCCATAGCCCTGCAGCTTCTTGGTAATGACCCGCGGATAATATTAAGCGCGGCAAAGACAGTGCTCCCATTTACGAAAGCGGCGTTTCTTGATATAAACGCCGCATGTCCGGTAAAGAAAGTAATGAAGAAGAAGGCGGGCGCGTATCTATTGAAAAATGGGGACATGCTTTGTGAAACGATAAAACTGCTGGCGTCATCCCTGAAGCTGCCCATCACCGTCAAGATGAGGCTGGGCCATGAAAAAGAGACCCTCGCCGATATCACACATCTCGCAAAACGATGCGAATCAAGCGGCGCTTCGGCGATATTCATACATGGCAGGACAAGACTGCAGCATTACGCCGGGACGGTTAATTATGAGGCCATACACGCGATAAAAGACTCGGTGAAGATACCCGTTATCGGAAGCGGCGACGTGCTCTCGGCCCAGTTAGCAAAGAAGATGTTCGACGAAACGTCTTGCGACGCAATACTCGTGGCCAGAGGCGCCCTCGGGAACCCCTGGATATTCAACGAAATTGGGGAATATATGAAAGACGGTACTTTGCCAAGGCAGAAAGATCTGTCGACAATAAAAACGGTCGCCAAACGCCATCTTTCTTACATGTATAAGTATATGGAATGCAGCGATCCGGGAAAGGTGGGCGTAATGAGAAAGACCGCCCTGTGGTATTTAAGATCGTTTCCGGGCGCCAGGAGTATGCGCGGAGAGATATCTCTTGTAAGAAGCTACGAAAAGATGTTAGAATTAATCGATTCTTTTAACTGA
- a CDS encoding DUF1846 domain-containing protein, with amino-acid sequence MTPDKTGFDNEKYLREQTAAILDRVKKFGNKLYLEFGGKLCFDYHAARVLPGYDPNVKIRLLQALKDKIEIVLAIFAGDIEKGRVRGDFGITYDAATFKLIDDLRRWGLDISSVVITRFTNQPSAIIFRNKLERRGVTVYLHYPIEGYSTNTDHVASDNGFGKNDYIETNKPIVVVTAPGPNSGKLSVCLSQLYHEHRRGINAGYAKFETFPIWNLPLKHPVNVAYEAATADILDFNLVDPFHLSKYGETAINYNRDVDSFPILKLMLMKIVDKAAALPMYNSPTDMGVNRAGYGIVNDAIVQNAAKQELIRRYFRYNQEYVLGIESKETVTRVKMLMEEMDVKVTDRSVVAHARKTADEAESSGKGFDGIYCGAALELEDGRIVTGKNSKLMHAASSLILNAVKIIAKIPDEILLISPQIIKQIAVLKEDILKGNPESLDLEEILIALSISATTNHTAEIAMKKLSGLRDCEMHMTHIATPGDEVGLKMIGLNVTTDGKFSSHNLFVT; translated from the coding sequence ATGACCCCGGATAAAACCGGTTTCGATAACGAAAAGTACCTAAGAGAACAGACCGCCGCGATACTGGATCGTGTCAAAAAATTTGGCAATAAACTCTATCTGGAGTTCGGCGGAAAGCTCTGCTTCGACTATCACGCCGCGCGCGTCCTGCCGGGTTACGATCCGAACGTCAAGATAAGGCTCCTGCAGGCCCTTAAGGATAAAATCGAGATAGTGCTGGCGATATTCGCCGGCGATATCGAAAAGGGAAGGGTGAGGGGGGACTTCGGTATAACATACGACGCCGCCACATTTAAACTTATCGACGATCTCAGAAGATGGGGGCTCGACATATCTTCGGTGGTCATCACGCGGTTTACGAATCAGCCGTCCGCGATTATATTTAGGAATAAGCTTGAGCGCCGCGGCGTTACGGTATACCTCCACTATCCCATAGAGGGGTATTCCACAAACACCGATCATGTGGCGAGCGACAACGGATTCGGCAAAAACGATTATATAGAGACCAATAAACCGATAGTGGTCGTCACCGCTCCCGGACCGAATAGCGGGAAGCTGTCCGTCTGCCTTTCGCAGCTGTATCATGAACACAGGCGCGGCATCAATGCCGGCTACGCAAAATTCGAGACATTCCCTATATGGAACCTGCCGCTGAAACACCCTGTTAATGTCGCCTATGAAGCCGCGACCGCGGATATCCTCGATTTTAATCTGGTCGACCCGTTCCATTTATCGAAATACGGTGAAACGGCTATAAATTACAACCGCGACGTCGACAGTTTTCCGATATTGAAACTGATGCTTATGAAGATCGTGGATAAGGCCGCGGCCCTTCCGATGTACAATTCGCCCACAGATATGGGCGTGAACAGGGCGGGCTACGGAATAGTGAATGATGCCATAGTGCAAAATGCCGCAAAACAAGAGCTCATAAGAAGATACTTTCGTTACAATCAGGAGTATGTCCTTGGCATAGAGAGCAAGGAGACCGTGACCAGAGTCAAGATGCTGATGGAGGAGATGGATGTAAAGGTTACAGACCGCTCCGTTGTTGCGCATGCCAGGAAGACCGCGGATGAAGCGGAATCGAGCGGCAAGGGTTTTGATGGAATATACTGCGGTGCGGCGCTTGAACTGGAGGACGGGAGAATTGTCACGGGAAAAAACTCAAAGCTTATGCATGCGGCCTCCAGCCTCATCCTTAACGCCGTTAAGATAATTGCTAAAATACCGGATGAGATACTCCTGATATCTCCGCAGATCATTAAACAGATTGCAGTTCTTAAAGAGGATATCTTGAAAGGGAATCCGGAGAGCCTGGATCTCGAAGAGATACTGATCGCGCTATCCATAAGCGCCACCACCAATCACACCGCCGAGATAGCCATGAAGAAGCTGAGCGGACTGCGCGACTGTGAGATGCATATGACCCATATCGCCACCCCGGGCGATGAAGTCGGATTAAAGATGATAGGCTTAAACGTAACCACCGATGGCAAGTTTTCCTCGCATAATCTATTCGTAACGTAG
- a CDS encoding tetratricopeptide repeat protein: MNPKNIKNTPAKPAPVKKPIILASIALIIILGIAVYANSLNGKFVYDDHILVKDNALIREWPISLKLFTTGFGISGYMKSSFYRPLQMITYAMNYHSWKLSVIGYHLTSILLHILVALCIYWLIDILFNDKTLSFLTAIFFVVHPLHTGVVNYISSRADPMYLFFMLISLIFYIKSSRANNAIHYIIMASSYLLALLSKENSLILPALILLYHYTFKEKIRLKEFLSISGITFIYILLRVTVLKYLMTGSISNSTLLQRIPGFFAAITDYIKLPFLPIGLHMEYGAPIFSFIDPKVICGIAILITLIFLAVKTVKTNRLTSFSILWFLVTLIPVSNLYPINAYMAENWLYLPSIGFFLILSRFLIEAYRKERYRILTITLAVLLLAFYSYLTIIQNDTWREPVPFYERILKYAPGSPKVYNNLASIYDEAGRKEEAIAMYKKAIEINPNYAEAYSNLANRYNEAGRKEEAIAMYKKAIEINPNYAPAYSNLANRYNETGRKEEAIAMYEKSIEINPNFAPAYINLGVAYHGIGREEEATAMYKKAIEINPNYAEAYNNLGNAYFGMGKVGEAIAMYKRALEINPAHTNARLNLGVINSKSK; this comes from the coding sequence ATGAACCCTAAAAACATAAAGAATACCCCCGCTAAGCCCGCTCCAGTTAAAAAACCAATAATATTGGCTTCCATTGCCCTTATAATAATCCTGGGTATCGCGGTTTACGCCAACTCTCTAAACGGCAAGTTTGTTTACGATGATCATATCTTGGTGAAGGACAACGCGCTCATTAGAGAATGGCCAATCAGCCTTAAGTTGTTCACCACGGGCTTCGGAATATCCGGCTACATGAAATCCTCTTTCTACCGCCCCTTGCAGATGATCACCTATGCTATGAACTACCACTCATGGAAGTTAAGCGTAATCGGATATCATCTCACCAGCATACTTCTGCATATCCTTGTAGCATTATGCATCTACTGGCTCATCGACATCCTGTTTAACGATAAGACCCTTTCATTTCTCACCGCCATTTTTTTCGTAGTTCACCCCCTACATACAGGGGTAGTCAATTACATATCAAGCCGCGCCGACCCCATGTACCTATTCTTCATGCTCATCTCTTTGATATTCTACATCAAATCCTCAAGAGCCAATAACGCGATACACTACATCATCATGGCATCAAGCTATTTATTGGCGCTCCTTTCAAAAGAGAACAGCCTCATCCTCCCAGCTTTAATACTCCTCTATCACTATACCTTCAAGGAGAAGATAAGATTAAAAGAGTTTCTCTCCATATCAGGCATAACGTTTATTTACATACTATTAAGAGTGACTGTTTTAAAATATTTAATGACCGGCTCCATATCTAACAGCACTCTACTTCAGAGGATTCCCGGCTTCTTCGCTGCTATAACTGACTACATAAAACTACCCTTCTTACCCATTGGCCTGCACATGGAATACGGAGCCCCCATATTCAGCTTTATAGACCCTAAAGTGATATGCGGCATAGCCATACTAATCACGTTGATATTCCTCGCCGTAAAGACAGTGAAAACAAATAGACTGACATCATTCTCAATATTGTGGTTTCTCGTAACACTTATTCCCGTATCCAACCTCTATCCGATAAATGCCTATATGGCAGAGAACTGGCTGTATCTGCCCTCAATAGGGTTCTTCCTCATCCTATCGAGATTCTTAATAGAAGCTTACAGAAAAGAAAGATACAGGATACTCACAATAACACTCGCAGTATTACTCCTGGCCTTTTACTCATACCTGACCATCATACAAAATGATACATGGAGAGAGCCGGTACCATTTTATGAAAGAATATTGAAATACGCTCCCGGTAGCCCGAAAGTATATAATAACCTCGCTAGCATATATGATGAGGCGGGCAGGAAAGAAGAGGCTATCGCCATGTATAAGAAAGCGATAGAGATCAATCCCAATTACGCCGAAGCATACAGTAACCTCGCTAACAGATATAATGAGGCAGGCAGGAAAGAAGAGGCTATCGCCATGTATAAGAAAGCGATAGAGATCAATCCCAATTACGCCCCTGCATATAGTAACCTCGCTAACAGATATAATGAGACGGGCAGGAAAGAAGAGGCTATCGCCATGTATGAAAAATCAATCGAGATCAATCCCAATTTTGCCCCTGCGTATATTAACCTTGGCGTAGCATACCATGGAATTGGCAGGGAGGAAGAGGCTACCGCCATGTATAAGAAAGCGATAGAGATCAATCCCAATTACGCCGAAGCATATAATAACCTTGGTAATGCATACTTTGGGATGGGGAAAGTGGGAGAGGCTATCGCCATGTACAAGAGAGCTCTGGAGATAAATCCTGCCCATACGAATGCGCGCCTTAATCTGGGGGTTATTAACAGTAAGTCGAAATAA
- a CDS encoding GH3 auxin-responsive promoter family protein has product MSIITLLLKYLEPRRIVFEASTEDPLKAQEKTLLKYLRRNKDTEYGRKYNFGAIRSIDDYRRLVPINTYEAIRPYVDKIASGEQNILTKDKVEFFGATSGTTDKPKLIPTTGYSEKIKNALLDLWSYYISRDHPGVLDGKILAIVSPETEGATEAGIPFGAESGYSYRALPKLIIELYSLPYEVFEIENYEARHYTMLRISIEQNITNIATLNPNTIVLLMRKIEKWQDLIIDDISLGKLSEKFEISPEIRAILEKSFKPNSKKADELKKILKDRGRLLPKDFWPNMELIECWQGGMMKLYLKELEDYFGAIPKRDIGCVSTEARSSIPISDDTSSGVLAIRTNFYEFIPKEDITNKKKRTLLCNELEMGREYFIIVTTAGGLYRYNIDDIIKVTGFFKQTPMIEFVQKGLGATSLAGEKLYESHVSEAMTKVLEKEKIRMVFFCAVAKPLEGPRYTFMVEFSDPQPADKDTIRILVSIEEALRKQNREYDYVRQAQLLDSPVMKILKPGSFEDYRARKTAKSAAGEGQFKAPELTADADFENNFIIEKTVNLPR; this is encoded by the coding sequence ATGAGCATAATAACTCTTTTGCTGAAGTATCTCGAGCCCAGACGAATCGTCTTCGAGGCATCGACAGAAGATCCGCTTAAAGCCCAGGAAAAGACCCTCCTGAAATACCTGCGGCGCAATAAGGATACGGAGTACGGCCGTAAATATAATTTCGGTGCGATACGATCGATAGATGATTACAGGCGCTTGGTGCCGATCAATACCTACGAGGCCATCCGCCCGTACGTCGATAAGATCGCTTCGGGCGAGCAGAATATCCTCACCAAAGATAAAGTCGAATTCTTTGGCGCTACAAGCGGCACCACAGATAAACCAAAACTGATCCCCACAACAGGTTATTCGGAAAAGATCAAGAATGCCCTCCTGGACCTATGGAGCTACTACATATCCCGCGACCATCCTGGTGTACTCGATGGTAAGATACTCGCCATCGTAAGCCCGGAGACCGAAGGTGCTACGGAAGCCGGTATTCCGTTCGGCGCCGAGAGCGGTTACAGCTACCGGGCCCTGCCGAAACTCATCATAGAGCTATACTCGCTTCCTTACGAGGTATTCGAGATAGAGAACTATGAGGCCCGCCATTACACTATGCTCAGAATAAGCATAGAACAGAATATCACCAATATCGCGACGCTTAACCCGAATACGATAGTTCTGCTCATGCGCAAGATAGAGAAGTGGCAGGATCTGATAATAGACGACATATCTCTCGGCAAGCTTTCCGAAAAGTTTGAAATATCACCAGAGATCCGCGCGATACTCGAGAAGTCCTTTAAGCCCAATTCCAAAAAGGCGGACGAGCTGAAAAAGATACTGAAAGACCGCGGAAGGCTCCTGCCAAAGGACTTCTGGCCAAACATGGAGCTTATCGAGTGCTGGCAGGGCGGCATGATGAAATTATACCTGAAAGAACTCGAGGACTATTTTGGCGCAATACCTAAACGCGACATCGGCTGCGTATCTACGGAAGCCAGGAGCTCCATACCTATAAGCGACGATACATCAAGCGGCGTCCTGGCGATCCGGACTAATTTTTATGAGTTCATTCCGAAAGAAGATATAACCAATAAAAAAAAGCGCACCCTTCTCTGCAATGAACTCGAAATGGGCAGGGAATATTTTATAATAGTCACTACCGCCGGCGGGCTATATAGATATAATATAGACGATATAATAAAGGTCACCGGTTTCTTTAAGCAAACCCCCATGATAGAGTTTGTCCAGAAGGGCCTCGGCGCTACATCGCTTGCCGGCGAGAAGCTCTACGAGTCGCATGTGAGCGAGGCAATGACGAAAGTCCTGGAAAAAGAGAAGATCCGCATGGTATTTTTCTGCGCAGTCGCAAAGCCTCTGGAAGGGCCGCGCTATACGTTTATGGTGGAATTTTCCGACCCTCAGCCGGCGGATAAAGATACTATAAGGATCCTCGTATCAATAGAAGAAGCCCTTCGAAAGCAAAACAGGGAATACGATTATGTCCGACAGGCCCAGCTATTAGACTCTCCCGTAATGAAAATTCTGAAACCGGGTTCATTTGAAGATTATCGCGCCAGAAAAACGGCCAAGAGCGCAGCAGGCGAAGGACAGTTCAAGGCTCCTGAGTTAACCGCAGACGCCGATTTTGAAAATAACTTCATTATTGAAAAAACCGTAAATTTACCGAGATGA
- a CDS encoding phage holin family protein, whose product MLSFFVKWLVNIIALFVVIHTIAGVSAANSNVVIIAALVIGLLNAFLRPVLILLTLPFTIFSLGLFTLIINAFMFYLASKFVIGFTVASFWSAFMAALLFSILSFILSLILVPNTNTSLKFNILKNSERPRKTYDDVIDVEGQVVDKDQDKEEHK is encoded by the coding sequence GTGCTGTCATTTTTCGTAAAGTGGCTCGTGAATATCATCGCTCTCTTTGTCGTGATACATACAATAGCGGGCGTAAGCGCGGCCAACTCCAATGTAGTGATCATTGCCGCTCTGGTCATAGGGCTCTTAAACGCGTTTCTAAGGCCCGTCCTGATACTGCTGACACTGCCGTTCACGATATTTTCACTCGGTTTATTCACGCTCATCATAAACGCATTCATGTTTTATCTTGCCTCAAAATTCGTAATCGGTTTCACCGTGGCAAGTTTCTGGAGCGCGTTCATGGCCGCGTTATTGTTCAGCATCTTAAGCTTCATCCTGAGCCTCATACTCGTTCCCAATACCAACACTAGCCTGAAATTTAATATCCTGAAAAATAGCGAAAGGCCCCGCAAGACTTATGATGATGTTATTGACGTCGAAGGCCAGGTAGTAGATAAAGATCAAGACAAGGAGGAGCATAAGTGA
- the guaA gene encoding glutamine-hydrolyzing GMP synthase, whose translation MSREKILIIDFGSQYNQLIARKVRELNVFCEILPPDFSIESIDPKEIKGIIFSGGPASVYSKGAPHCDSRVFSLGIPILGICYGMQLMAKMLGGDVAKSRHREYGRAPLEITNHKLLFKDVPKTSVSWMSHGDKVRKMPKGFVRVARSGNTSIAAFADFRRNFFGVQFHPEVAHTQAGKTVIKNFVRQICRCRGDWSMKSFINETVSDIRKAAGPNDRVILGLSGGVDSSVAAVLINKAIGRRLVCIFVDNGLLRKSEGKAVREVFQKHFKLNLRSVDASEEFLKNLRGVTEPEKKRKIIGHTFIKVFDRAAKSVGNVKYLAQGTLYPDLIESRSAFGGPSATIKTHHNVGGLPKKMNLKLIEPLKYLFKDEVRKVGKELGMPPEVLGRHPFPGPGLAVRILGDVTKERCDILREVDDRFISTLKREDLYDEIWQAFAVLLPVKSVGVMGDERTYENVVAIRAVTSVDGMTADWARIPYDVLGKISNRIINEVKGVNRVAYDISSKPPSTIEWE comes from the coding sequence ATGTCCAGAGAGAAGATACTGATAATAGATTTCGGTTCACAGTATAACCAGCTCATAGCCCGAAAGGTGAGGGAGCTAAACGTATTCTGCGAGATCCTGCCTCCGGACTTTTCCATCGAATCGATAGACCCGAAAGAGATAAAGGGCATAATATTCTCGGGCGGCCCGGCAAGCGTATATTCGAAGGGCGCTCCGCACTGCGATAGCAGGGTCTTCTCCCTCGGTATCCCGATACTGGGGATATGCTACGGAATGCAGCTCATGGCTAAGATGCTCGGCGGAGATGTCGCCAAGTCACGCCACAGGGAATACGGCAGGGCGCCTCTCGAAATAACGAACCACAAGCTATTATTTAAAGACGTCCCGAAGACAAGCGTTTCATGGATGAGCCACGGCGATAAAGTGAGGAAGATGCCTAAGGGGTTTGTCCGTGTCGCGAGAAGCGGAAATACTTCGATAGCCGCTTTCGCGGATTTCAGGAGGAATTTCTTCGGCGTCCAGTTCCATCCCGAAGTGGCCCACACTCAGGCCGGAAAGACGGTCATAAAGAACTTTGTCAGGCAGATATGCCGCTGTCGCGGCGACTGGTCGATGAAGTCTTTCATAAATGAAACCGTATCGGATATACGCAAGGCCGCGGGGCCGAACGACAGGGTCATACTGGGGCTTTCCGGGGGAGTAGACTCCTCGGTAGCGGCCGTCCTAATAAATAAGGCCATAGGCCGGAGGCTGGTCTGCATCTTTGTCGATAACGGTTTACTGCGTAAGAGCGAAGGAAAGGCCGTCAGGGAAGTGTTCCAGAAGCATTTTAAGCTTAACCTTCGCTCCGTAGACGCTTCTGAAGAGTTTTTGAAAAACCTGCGGGGCGTCACCGAACCTGAAAAAAAGAGAAAGATAATAGGCCACACATTCATAAAAGTGTTCGATCGCGCGGCTAAATCGGTGGGTAACGTAAAATATCTCGCCCAGGGTACGCTCTATCCGGACCTGATAGAGTCCCGGTCCGCGTTCGGCGGGCCCAGCGCGACCATAAAGACGCACCATAACGTCGGCGGATTACCGAAGAAGATGAACCTGAAACTGATCGAACCCTTAAAATATCTTTTCAAGGATGAGGTGAGGAAGGTAGGGAAAGAACTCGGAATGCCGCCTGAGGTGCTTGGACGGCATCCTTTTCCGGGGCCGGGCCTGGCCGTAAGGATCCTGGGCGATGTGACCAAGGAACGCTGTGATATATTGCGCGAAGTCGATGACCGCTTCATCAGCACATTAAAACGCGAAGATCTCTATGACGAGATATGGCAGGCATTCGCGGTGCTCTTACCCGTGAAATCGGTAGGGGTGATGGGCGATGAACGCACCTATGAGAACGTGGTCGCCATAAGAGCTGTGACCTCGGTCGACGGCATGACCGCCGACTGGGCCAGGATACCGTACGACGTGCTGGGAAAGATATCCAACAGGATCATAAACGAGGTCAAGGGCGTAAACAGGGTCGCTTACGATATAAGCTCTAAGCCGCCCTCAACCATAGAGTGGGAGTAA
- the purF gene encoding amidophosphoribosyltransferase, producing MMKDYCGVVGIYGHKNAAQLAYLALYALQHRGEESTGIVSFDKKKIYMHKGQGLVGNVFKEENLKKLKGHLAIGHVRYSTTGSSTAKNVQPLLINHKKGFIAVAHNGNLTNSVALRNELEDAGSILQTTMDSELILHLLVKDHQNNYSGKLLPIMDRLEGAFSFVIMINDAIYAMRDPHGFRPLCIGKMGDAYIVASETCALDMVEASYVRDVEPGEIVIIDKNGIRSLKQPESKKHAFCIFEYIYFSRPDSNIFTQSVYLARKNLGKTLAREHPANADMVMPIPDSGTCAALGFAEESKLPLEIAFVRNHYIGRTFIQPSQLIRDFKVKVKLNPVKDALKGKRIVIVEDSIVRGTTSRGRVRALRASGAKEIHMRVSCPPLISPCFYGIDFPTKKELIASSHSVEEIREFIGVDSLKFISLEGMLSSMTLPKEEFCTACFTGNYPTTICRPPSKKALEKTRCAGMKKA from the coding sequence ATGATGAAAGATTATTGCGGTGTGGTCGGGATATACGGGCATAAGAACGCCGCGCAGCTTGCCTACCTGGCCCTCTACGCGCTGCAGCACCGCGGCGAAGAATCGACCGGCATCGTAAGCTTCGACAAGAAGAAGATATATATGCATAAGGGGCAGGGGCTGGTCGGCAATGTCTTCAAAGAGGAAAATCTCAAGAAGCTTAAAGGCCATCTCGCGATCGGGCACGTCCGCTATTCCACCACAGGCTCCTCGACGGCAAAGAACGTCCAGCCGCTCTTGATCAACCATAAAAAAGGTTTCATAGCCGTCGCCCATAACGGCAACCTCACAAATTCGGTCGCCTTGAGAAATGAGCTCGAAGACGCCGGCTCCATATTACAGACCACGATGGACTCGGAACTTATACTGCATCTCCTGGTGAAGGACCACCAGAATAATTACTCGGGGAAACTATTGCCGATAATGGACAGGCTCGAGGGCGCGTTTTCGTTCGTGATAATGATAAATGACGCGATCTACGCGATGCGCGACCCTCACGGATTCAGGCCGCTTTGCATAGGAAAGATGGGCGACGCGTATATCGTCGCGAGCGAGACATGCGCGCTGGACATGGTCGAGGCATCCTACGTAAGGGATGTCGAGCCGGGGGAGATCGTAATAATCGACAAGAACGGCATAAGATCCCTGAAACAGCCCGAATCCAAAAAGCACGCATTCTGCATATTTGAATACATTTACTTCTCACGGCCGGATTCCAACATATTCACCCAGAGCGTATACCTTGCGAGGAAGAACCTCGGCAAGACGCTAGCTAGAGAGCATCCCGCCAATGCGGACATGGTAATGCCCATTCCCGATTCCGGCACATGCGCGGCGCTCGGATTTGCCGAGGAATCCAAGCTGCCGCTGGAAATAGCTTTCGTCAGGAACCATTATATAGGCAGGACCTTCATCCAGCCAAGCCAGCTCATAAGGGATTTCAAGGTGAAGGTCAAGTTGAACCCCGTAAAAGACGCCCTGAAAGGTAAGAGGATAGTCATAGTGGAGGACTCCATCGTGCGGGGCACGACCTCCAGAGGCAGGGTCAGGGCGCTGCGGGCGTCTGGCGCCAAAGAGATACATATGAGAGTGAGCTGTCCGCCGCTTATCTCACCATGTTTTTACGGAATAGATTTCCCGACCAAAAAAGAGCTGATCGCGTCGAGCCACTCCGTCGAAGAGATAAGAGAGTTCATAGGGGTCGACAGCTTAAAATTTATATCTCTTGAGGGCATGCTTAGCTCGATGACTCTGCCCAAAGAAGAGTTCTGCACCGCATGCTTCACCGGAAACTATCCTACGACGATATGCCGGCCTCCGTCCAAGAAGGCCCTTGAAAAGACGAGGTGCGCCGGAATGAAGAAAGCGTAA
- a CDS encoding secondary thiamine-phosphate synthase enzyme YjbQ, with the protein MKSYTEYIQLNTKNRREIVNINSQVEDAVKKSGVKEGLCLVNAMHITSSVFINDNEPGLHKDFLLWLEKLAPYGKDKYSHNLMGEDNGDAHLKRTIMGREVVVAITGGQLDFGPWERIFYGEFDGQRRKRVLVKIIGE; encoded by the coding sequence ATGAAATCCTATACCGAATATATTCAATTAAACACAAAAAACCGGCGGGAAATAGTAAATATTAACTCTCAGGTCGAGGACGCCGTCAAAAAAAGCGGCGTGAAAGAGGGCCTCTGCCTGGTAAACGCGATGCATATAACCTCAAGCGTCTTTATAAACGACAATGAGCCGGGACTGCATAAGGACTTCCTGCTATGGCTGGAGAAACTGGCGCCATACGGAAAAGATAAATATAGCCATAATCTGATGGGCGAGGATAACGGCGACGCGCACCTGAAGAGGACCATCATGGGCAGGGAAGTCGTTGTGGCGATAACCGGAGGGCAGCTTGACTTCGGGCCGTGGGAGCGGATATTTTACGGCGAATTTGACGGACAACGCCGTAAACGCGTCCTGGTAAAGATAATAGGGGAATAA